GTGATGTTGAGCACATAGCATTGTGGGATATAGAGTGCTACACTGTGCTCTGGTTGTATGCTgcatatttatgtcatttttttaaaggtcatCAAAgtattctgtgaaaataattctgtgaaaataaacAATGTCTTTAAAACCTAGCtggatttaaagggacacttcactttttttgaaaatatgctaattttccagcttccctaaatttaaacatttgatttttaccgttttggaatccattcagtcgatcaattttagcatagcttagcataatccattgaatctgattagaccattagcattgggctaaaaataaccaagagtttcaatatttttcctgactgcaggaggcgcaatgatattaagcAGCGCCTGAacatagtcccctgctattaaaagtaaccaaggggactattttcggggcATTGCGtcttgcgcctcctgcagccatggtacatcagcaaagtccttgattattacagcagaatgagagtatagttcctagccatatctgcctagaaaatcgcaacacttaattttctgtcaatcttagtacacgatataactacagaagagtcaagttttaaataggaaaaatattgaaactttttggttattttttagcgccatgctaatggtctaatcagattcaatggattatgctaagctatgctaaaagttgtacagccagacccggagatcactgaatggattccaaaatgattaaaatcaaatgtttaactctagggaagctggaaaatgtgcatatttacaaaaagtggagtgtccctttaagtcaaaCAAAAGAAATCTAACCTCTAGTCTCTTGTTTTTGCTTTGCTTTGTTCTGCAGTGAAGTGAGAGAGTGTCTAAAGCTGGACCCTGACCATAAGCAATGTTTCGGACATTATAAGCAAGTTAAAAAACTCAACAAGCAGATCCAGACTGCAGAGGAACTGATCCAGCAACAGAAGTACGTCCCAATACAATTATGTAACTAACcattcaaaaaacaaaaatgttaggATCAGCAGGTGAAAATACATGTGacactgtctgtgaaatccaggctagagtctcataatctaataatgagattcAAAGATTGATTTCATTCATTGATTTCCTattgatttcagtctttgacatgaccttagtaAGTTAATATCAAAGTAGTATCTTGATCAGTGATGCAGTGGTGATAGTTTAAGTTTCAGCTCTTGAATCTGAAACCCACATATTTAACCACTAAACTACACCATGCCCACTCACTGCGGTTTGGTTTATATGTCAGTTCAGTGTGATGAAAATAATGTTtccatatttattattttaaaggttgAGCTGCTTAATACACTGTGTAATATAACACAActctatttatatattataactCTATTTAAACTCGTAAAACTAAATATACTTCAATTTTAAAAGTTAATGAATTTGATTTCCCAAATCCACAGGTACAGTGATGCAGTTAGTAAATATGAATCCGTTATGAAGACTGAACCAAATGTTCCTCAGTTCATCCTTAACGCCAAAGAGCGCATATGCCACTGTCTCTCTAAGGTAGGACTGCACTCCCTTTCCACCAGGTGTTGCTGTTTACTAATGCTTACAACCCATTCTTGTAAATTATCTTTTTAATGGAGTGAATGGGATTTGGTTTTATTTCACAGGACCAGCAAACCGCTGAAGCCATCTCAATATGCAGTGAAGTTCTGAGCTTGGATCCTCAAAATGTAAACGCTTTGAAAGACAGAGCAGAGGCTTATCTGCAGGATGACCAATATGAAGAAGGTACGTTTATGTAGTCTGAAATTAAAGGGCATTTTTACATGCGATTTAACATTTCTAATGATAATGACTGAATTTCAGTTCAGTTTATGTTTCTACTTTGAGTTTCGTTGTgaagacatttacatttaggcatttagcagacatttttatccaaagtgacttaaataGATTAGGAAACAAGAGGAGAACTTTTGAAGTGGTTTTCCTTGTAGGGTTAAAAATGGGTGGAACTGTTAAAGGAAatagcttaaaggaatagtcaatttaaaaaaataataatttactcaccaccacgtcatccaaaatgttgatgtctttctttgttcagtcgagaagaaattatgttttttgagaaaaatattgcaggatttttctaattttaatggactttaataaaGCCCAaaacttaatacttaactcaacacttaacagtttttttcaatggagtttcaaaggactctaaattatcccaaatgaggcacaagggtcttatctagcgaaacgattgtcatttttgacaagaaaaaaaaaaaatcaacttttaaaccacaacatcTCTTCTAGGTCTGGTCCTTTGATGcgcagcgtgacctcacgtaaatgcgtagtgacgtagagaggtcacgtgttacatatatgaaacgcacatttgcggaccattgtaaacaataaactaacacaaagacattaattagtatcattccacatacaacaacatcagaacggtcctctttctacacacttgtaaacacaggggcgtagtttcgcgttcgtcctctgtgacctcttgacgtcatgacgtattgcgtggggtcgcGTGGTGTATCACAGGACCGGacatagacgagaagttgtgttttaaaagtgcatattttttatttttcttgtcaaaaaatgacaatcattttgctagataagacccttatgcatcttttgggatcgtttagagtcctttgaaactccgttgaaaaaaactgttaagtgttgagttaagtattaaatgttgggctcaaTTAAAGTCCTTTAAaaggagaaaaatcctgcaatgttttcctcaaaaaacataatttcttctcgactgaacaaagaaagacatcaacattttggatgacatggtggtgagtaaattatctggatttttcttttaagaaaatggactattcctttaatatgtTTAAGAATTCCTATTCATCCTGGAGGTCCATTGTCCTGCAAAGATGAGTTCCAGTCCTTATCTAGCACACCATAACAAGCTACTTATTACCTTTAGTAGTGCAGAAaaccagcaagcaatagccgtaATTTCACAGTCTAGGTAAACTATAGACCCAGTATAGTCCGGCTacgagtaacccacttctagcaaAAATAAACTAGAACTTGTTAACAtgcagtggtggccggtgacttatttttttgagggcgctcgatgcgaagttcgtcacaacatgtatgtagcccatcatgggtgtggttcgtaatttcaaaatatttgcGCGTCGAGCGATCCTATGTGCcttcacgtgtcttgtcaaaaataagtgcctgctgcagacgcgtctaaagggtttatgataagagGCGTCtgccagatacttgcataatctcatgtgtaatcaagAGTTAACTTTTAatggagtgtcttgcgtgtattttgtgaacgtgagcgtctcttttataataaacgGTTTTGACCACAAGCAACACACTTGagactccgaacacatattttgaatttgcgcccctcgggtGAGCAGTCAGGAGCCGCCACTGTTTACCTGTTGTTTTTGcctaaataacttgtgagatgcATGATCTTCCaccatgtaagcaaagtcaacagtgctTACAAGGTGATttgaatttatttatattataaattttTGGGCTACACGTCTGGGTCAATGACAtgacattaattattttgtgtctgtatggttcaattaaatgtaaaagggttaaaatttcaaaataaattagcAGATTACTTGCATGCATTCTCTCaaaattttggttttatttcattttgaaagaatatttggggtaTAATTCCAAAAATGTGGTGCAACCGGTCtatgtcaattggtgtaactagtattttaaaaaaaaaaatgaaaatataaatctattcataaaaaatttggaataaaatataatcatttagtttattgtaatatgattttttacataaatttttacatcattggTCAAAGAtgatttagaaaacagagctgtttccAGCAtttgtcaggacaaatattagaaaaatgcattaaaattttcatttagaaataactaaaatgatattttaaaatgatttttttatgtttacgcTTACATGCTATCAAGGTTGAAAAAAGATTTAATATTTCTCACTCTTTGgcacaattggcggttacacaaTTTTGTTCACCATGTTCAGCTCCATTCAGTGTTAACTTTAATAAAATGGTGcaaatataatgtttttattgcataaaatcaacaaaaaaaCACTAAGTGCATTGACATGTACCTAATGCATGctcttagttttttttttgaatttctcatcttgccaaaccgtttttatCACTGACCCGTCTATTCAATTTTCacactttgcattcatttagCCAAGACATCTGCGTTGTGTTTGGACTACTATcagatgttttttaaatgcaaaattgctttcTGGTAGGTCGCCCTCCAGGATGGGAGTTGAATGTCACTGATTGAAATTAAATCAACATTGACCACATAAGAAAGAATGTAAAGAAATGTCCATAAAATGCCCAAAAAACATTTAGATAAAGCCCAGGGAACAGAGACATACTGGCCTGGCTTTTAGAAGGCTTTAGAAAGTGAATTTGCTgtatttttaaagcattttgaaGAATTTCCCAGCTATTTGGTCCCTTTTGATGCTGTTTAATAAACACTGCTCCTAAAATGATCAGGTGGGATAACAAAATTGTGTTCTCCTGGCAGCCATTAAGGACTTTGAGAGCGCTAAAGAACACAGCGAGAATGATCATCAGATCAAAGAGGGCCTGGAGAGAGCGCAGCGACTTTTAAAACAGTCACAGAAGAGAGATTACTACAAAATTCTGGGCGTTAAAAGGTTCAGTGTTGAATATTACAATTTACCAGCATGTTTTAGTCAGTACTGAGGCCTAATATTCATTTTACTCTCTGTTAAAATGCTGTGGCTGCAGGACGGCACAAAAGAAGGAGATCTTGAAGGCGTACAGGAAGTTGGCACAGCAGTGGCATCCAGACAACTTTCAGAAtacagaagaaaagaagaaagcaGAAAAGAAGTTTATAGACATCGCTCAAGCCAAAGAAGTGCTGACTAATCCAGGTATAAACAAAGTCGTATGGTAAATGTAAAAGACAAGTTTCTGTACAATTAATACGGATTATAGCGGCTAAATCCCAGCACACTTGCTCATAGACCCTGTGTTACTCGAGCAGAGGTTTGATGCGATCATATTCTTTGTTTTTGCAGAGATGAGGAGTAAGTTTGATCAAGGTGAGGACCCTATGGATCCAGAGAGTCAGCAGGGAGGAGGCCATCACCACCACTTCCACGGAGGCTGGGATAACTTCCATGGATTCAACCCTTTCGGTTCTGGACCTTTTAATTTCAAATTCAATTATAACTAAAAGGCTCAGCTGATTGGACATTTGACCTGACCTGGATGTGTGCTGAAGTCAGCCAATTGGAACAGAGACCCTTTGACCCCGTCCACAAGCTCAGTTCAGATATAAATGGGCCTGAAAATGACCATGTGATGCTGTTCAGTGGTGAAGTGATCTAACTTACTGTCAGTCTCAGAGCTCTTCTTCTTTCAGGGATCTTATATTTGAGAGCGTAGATGCTTGACGATTGCAAAGCATCACACATTGACCTTTATTCTCGAGAATAATATGTACATAGAAAACGACTCTATTTTTCTATCAATCAATGCTGTAAATAGTGAAATAAAGAGTTGTGAATGCTTATTTAAATGAACAggattttttgtatgtttttatttgtttgtaaccaaaccgatcagaagccccattgacttttatagtaggaagaaataatacaatggaagtcaatggtgattgatttgattataagcattcctcaaaatatcttcttttataAAGAAATTTATAAAGGTGTgaaacatgaaagtgagtaaatgacgaCAGGGTTTTCATTTTCACTTGAACATCCAAGTTGCACACAATAGTTTCTAGAGGTCACAATAACTGAAGAGCGTAGAGACGTTATGAATGATCAAATAAGCCGTACCAGCAACTTAAAAACTTTAAGTAATGTGACCTTCACGCAATCATAAGTTACACTGCAAAACTGCAGTATTTAGTACAgtactttgtatttttgtcttgttttcagtagaaatatctaaaattctttaatcaatatgtattttcttgatgagcaaaatgacctaagaaaataagtctatagagacaatggggtgagaaaattttaaattaagtgtttaagaaaaaagatttagtgagaattttttttctcaccacATTTGcggataattttgcttgttttaagcacaaattcacataaattgtatatatattttttgcctataaactagacttattttctaaggtaattttgctcatcaagaaaaagcatctttatttaagaatttttagatatttctactgaaaacaagacaaacataataagtaagaaagtcatttttttgcagtgtaatagttaatgcaattatataaatttttatataaaaatatgcaattataaaaattaagcaaatttgtgtttaaaaaattcttgaattaagtgtttatgaaaaaaagtaaacttatttcaagaaaatttttctttttccattggcagatttttttgcttgttttatataTAGAAAATTCTTTTCTAGGTCCTTTTGCTCATCaggaaaatacatcttaatttaagaatttttagatattttactgaaaaaaagacaaaaatactctGTAAGAAAGTCGTTGTTTTGCAGTGTGCTATTCAAATACTAATGGTTAAAAGCCATAAATCACAGGTTATGCCTCTCAGAATAAAATATCGCTTTATTCCTGAGATAATCCACATCCTTGTACATTCAAGGCATAGTAAgatgtttgtttgaaaacataTAAAACAAGAAATGTATAAGTAACACCTCAATAGATATTAAGTATCTGCACTATGATAGTATTCACTGTACCTACTTTACAGTAGTTTTGTGGATTGAAGCTCAGAGAGCTCAATGTTGTAGTGTATTCTGCAATGCTAAAGCAAATTCAATACATAATAAAAAACTGCATTTTAAAAGCCACAAATGAGTCACCCTTCATATGTAAACACTGCCACAAAGATGAAAAAAAGGTGACGGAATTCTCATTGAAACTATTACATGAAATGCAAAACAGTGAAACGAACGGCAAAACAGTAAATATATAGTTTTCAATGGATGAATGTACACAGTATTGACAATATTTCCTTTATAAATACACTACATGTAAACCAGTGCCAATGCCCAAAAACATCTCAAAATGCATATCTTTAATCCTTCCTGTCAATAATGTTACAAAAATCAGTTTAATGTATTCAGCACAGTTTACATCTAAAAATCGAATAGATTGAACCTTCATTCAAAATCATATATAAATTACAAAAATGGCATGAAGTTAAAAACCATTTATTTTAGCGTGCATTTCCTATTCGATAGGGATGCGGgataatttgcatgcgatatCATGCGCATGCcctcagtaaagccggttccttgattagtagtaaatcgccatcacctgctttcagatggagcggcatttactacacaaagctgtAGTTCAtaacaagctgggccatatcacTGGCGATACGTCCGCAATAATGTGAAATTGGTCCGATcttcagtgaactacggctttgtgtagtaaatgccgctccatctgaaagcaagtgatggcgatttacttctaattacggaaccggctttactgacaaGATGCGCAATGACAATCACATGCAAATTATCCCTACTGTTCGATATATACAGCTGCAGTGTAACGGTATTTCCTGGTGTATGTTGGAGAAAACATCTCTGTATGACTGTCGACTTCAAGCATCGCAGGAAGATCAGGTGCAATCATCACTCTCCTCTATGCCGCTGTGAGCACTCGGCGCTAAAGCTCATCCCGTTTGGTGCCTGTCAAAATACAGATGATGCGCTGTAATTACACTACATTGAGTAAATGATCACAGCCACacctttcatttttgggtgaaccgtTCCTTTAACATCTAAAACACTTCCTGGGCTATGACTCCTATGGACACATCCAATTTGGACTGGATGCAGtgtagtatttaaaagtttataacGAGTCGTCACTAGGTCCGTACCCTTTAAAGAGACCTAATGCCTACAATTTAGGTACAGACAtgcatacatttggtaccaatatgtacctttgaggtaccgccccagtgatgGCTATGTGACTAAAATTTTCTGAACGTTGTATGCTTAATACAGCATTGTTGGTAATTGTTAAATGTCATCTGTCATGCATTCATACCCGTGTGCTGTGATGATGAGGATGGGCTTCCCTGTCGGGTCGCCGCCTCTCTCTGCTCTTTCACCTGTCTCAGAAATTGCTTTATCTCATCGTCATAGTCGGACCATTCTGGAACAATCCTCACCGCTGCACTCAGCTTGGGCTCTTTGGTCTTTGGGTTATTGCACTGCAATCACAAAGGAATCCATCAGTTTTCCTCCTTCACCGGCAGCCTGTCCAGACTATGTATTGAATGACCttatttactgtaatttaatGAACCCTCTTTGAAGTTAAAATGTCCAATTCTGTGAGTTTAAAATCAACACTTTAATGCCTTGTGAGTCACAAAGCTCATTTTTACAACATAACGGCACTTTCACTGCATCATTGCAACTGAAAGTTTGGAAAGATGAACGCCCCAGAAAAAGCTAAAATCGCATAAAATTCTTGGACTCAAATTAGGCATGAATTACAGTATACATTATTTGGTAACCGTAACAATATCGTACACATTtaagaatgattttcacatggatttattgttgtaaaaccttttttttgtaTCACTTCGTATTGATAAAATGGTGGCTAAAAGTGATGTCCactatgtaaggaataattgacgacgggccgttgaattataagaaaataatgcacacccaaggtggaaATAATGCTGTATGACGCGAAGTggagtgccgttacaccgcgggtgtgcattatttaaaataattcaaaggaccggagtcaattatttaCCTTATACCCTGGtttccacaaacattgctctgttgACTACTTTGAATaaatttgacaagttaggtgtgcggtttacagaaaaaaatcattcaacacccatggaacatttcttggccaatcagaaacaagcattcaacagacccgtggtataaaagCAATTATACTACGAGTCCGTTGaatgcttgaatctgattggctgatgaacgTTCTGAGGTGTGCAATTATTTTCTAGGAATTGCACGGTGAACGTAGTTCCAGGCAACTCTCTAGACCGCATTACAGTTCCATATCACTTCGCATAGGTAACTGTAATAACagactaacaaaaacaacatgacagaTGATTTTCCGAAGCAATAAAAGCGCTGTTTAGAGACGCGCAGGGTCTCTCGctcctctttctttctttctttctctctctctgtctctgtcgCTCTCGTTCTCTTTCTAATAACTTCATAAATAACTGCATTAGAATGCTATCAACGGCTCAAGCCTTCATTGCCagctttaaaatgactttttggAACCAACCGTTGGATGAGACGCGAAAGAAATAGTCCTACTCACAACAGCAATTTAAGTACAAAACCCGGAcgaatccctttaaatatatcatgtattcgatgtcttgaggtgtggtaaccgtagtataagcggaataattgactccaggccgttgaattattaaaaaatacaccCGAGGTGGTGATGTGGTCACGACGCGAagcaaaagatttttttttctaataattcaatggcccgtcgtaaATTATTCTTTACTTAATTCCCCCTCAGGTTAGATTAAACCATGAGATTAAAATGTGACGTAATAACCAATGTAACACTGCAGCACCCGGGGAGCAATGGGGGacaggtgccttgctcaagggcacctcagtcgcaACACAAGCCAGACTCTCTTACTTTAGGCCATGACTGCCCGATATGAGGTATATGGTACAAAATTAAGTTTTGAGGTACTTATTAgacaaaaaattgtcaaaaaggCAAATCACAGCAAAATAGGGaatatgcaaaaaaagaaaagtacAAAAAGGTAATAAAGCATACATTGACTACAAttttatctgtttttttatatttattgatCCTTTATTGTGGTAATATTTTGTATGCATTATCCTGAGCTATGTCTTTATAAACTTTGCACATGTGTTGTATGTAAATTTCTGCCAATCCTCCTTACATTCATCTTAAAGGCTGAGCAGTTTGAACTCCAAACACAAATGCAACATACATACACAATTATGAAtgcatctttaataaaatatttgaattaaGAGCAAAGATCTCAATTGGACATCACTTTTGACCAGCACTACTGTATTACAACTATATAGATGTTACTTACACCTAAAGGTAGCAGGTGGATTTCTAGTAGTCCATGAAATAAAACCCCTACTGTAAGTCTAAGTTAAAATAAACCCACATATCCCTAGAGTAAAACAGTTTAATGGCTAAACTTGGCATGTATAAATGAGGCAAAGTTTTCAACAGAATGACACGGTCATCATTCTGAGTGAGAGAGCAAGAGACCCGAGTCCATACCCTGAACCTGTGCTCGCTCTGCTCAGTAACAGATTTCTAAACTCACACCCATTTCCCTGACTGCTGTCTCTAATGAGACATTTCCCTCCCCACCTCACAGAAGCAGCCAGCAGGAAGGGAAAGGGTGTAAATGAGACTACTATTTTTGtcattctgtgtgtgtgtgttaaccACAGTAGGAATGAAGAAATCTGGATATGATCGGGCTGCAGGCATTTTGACCAGATATCACATTATTGGGTTTGTGTACCAGGTAAATTGTACAAATAAGTCATGAATCTGTCATTGCTTTAATTATAATCGGCACCAAACATAATTATGTGAGGTATAATAATATAATGCATATACAATTCATATACTATATTCATAAATTGatccaacaacaacaaaaacagctATTTGgaaagtaaattttttaagCTTTTCAAAGTAGGACTGCTGTATGGGTGTAATGAGTTATAGCATAGTATGATATGAATGCATACAAACCAGATCTATAGTCTTGGCAGTTGCCTTGGAATTGTTGTCACACCATGTCTCGCACCATAGCCACT
The genomic region above belongs to Paramisgurnus dabryanus chromosome 15, PD_genome_1.1, whole genome shotgun sequence and contains:
- the dnajc3a gene encoding dnaJ homolog subfamily C, whose product is MVAINPTAHKFLSYAPFILVLIDLRYEGVNGGKDGGVENHLEMGKKLLAAGQLADALSHFHAAVDGDPKNYMAYYRRATVYLAMGKSKSALPDLSKVIELKPDFTSARLQRGNLLLKHGKLDEAESDFKKVLKSNPSSREEQEAQSQLKKSDEIQRLVAQARSDFNRNEFGSAASHLDIIIDTCTWDADSREMRAECFIQLGEMGKAVSDLKAASKLKSDNTQAFYKLSTIYYNLGDHEMSLNEVRECLKLDPDHKQCFGHYKQVKKLNKQIQTAEELIQQQKYSDAVSKYESVMKTEPNVPQFILNAKERICHCLSKDQQTAEAISICSEVLSLDPQNVNALKDRAEAYLQDDQYEEAIKDFESAKEHSENDHQIKEGLERAQRLLKQSQKRDYYKILGVKRTAQKKEILKAYRKLAQQWHPDNFQNTEEKKKAEKKFIDIAQAKEVLTNPEMRSKFDQGEDPMDPESQQGGGHHHHFHGGWDNFHGFNPFGSGPFNFKFNYN